Proteins encoded by one window of Vigna radiata var. radiata cultivar VC1973A chromosome 5, Vradiata_ver6, whole genome shotgun sequence:
- the LOC106760975 gene encoding dehydrodolichyl diphosphate synthase complex subunit NUS1 isoform X1 — protein MDFRDGAHKFSRCIVTIGDLWLRLLWYFLQIIVSAWYSXVVVVNLLESYFISLGVLXKYKSLHSEKVQYLAIVIESEEACQISELVKLLKWLDSIGVKNVCLYDMNGVLKKSKETILQNLKNAKSIQEVSQVVTPDAHDHMTLEFLSYVEGKEAVAKAANLVFVENLKQRSLGEELDAQISLEPHLNEALQIVGSKGPEPDLLLVYGPVRSHLGFPAWRLRYTEIVHMGSLKFMTYGSLIKAIYNFTRVHQNYGK, from the exons ATGGATTTTAGAGATGGAGCTCACAAGTTTTCTCGGTGTATTGTTACT ATTGGAGATCTCTGGCTTCGACTGCTATGGTACTTCCTGCAAATAATTGTCAGCGCATGGTATTCCNTAGTAGTCGTGGTTAATTTGTTGGAGAGCTACTTCATCTCTCTTGGAGTACTAGANAAATACAAGTCTCTTCATTCAGAAAAGGTTCAGTACCTTGCCATTGTCATAGAAAGTGAAGAAGCTTGTCAGATTTCCGAACTTGTTAAACTGTTGAAGTGGCTGGACTCTATTGGTGTGAAGAATGTGTGCCTCTATGACATGAATG GAGTATTGAAGAAGTCTAAGGAAACCATACTTCAAAATTTGAAGAACGCAAAATCCATTCAG GAAGTTAGTCAAGTTGTTACACCCGATGCTCATGATCACATGACTCTGGAGTTTCTTTCTTATGTGGAGGGGAAGGAGGCAGTGGCGAAAGCAGCTAACTTGGTTTTTGTGGAGAACTTGAAACAGCGTTCCTTGGGTGAAGAACTAGATGCTCAAATATCTTTAGAACCTCACTTGAATGAAGCATTGCAAATTGTCG GTAGCAAAGGCCCNGAGCCTGACCTTTTACTGGTTTATGGACCTGTGAGGAGCCATCTTGGTTTTCCTGCATGGAGACTTCGCTATACGGAGATCGT ACACATGGGATCGTTGAAATTCATGACATATGGTTCCTTAATCAAAGCCATTTATAACTTCACGAGAGTGCACCAAAATTATG GTAAGTAG
- the LOC106760975 gene encoding dehydrodolichyl diphosphate synthase complex subunit NUS1 isoform X2, whose product MELTSFLGVLLLLLQIGDLWLRLLWYFLQIIVSAWYSXVVVVNLLESYFISLGVLXKYKSLHSEKVQYLAIVIESEEACQISELVKLLKWLDSIGVKNVCLYDMNGVLKKSKETILQNLKNAKSIQEVSQVVTPDAHDHMTLEFLSYVEGKEAVAKAANLVFVENLKQRSLGEELDAQISLEPHLNEALQIVGSKGPEPDLLLVYGPVRSHLGFPAWRLRYTEIVHMGSLKFMTYGSLIKAIYNFTRVHQNYGK is encoded by the exons ATGGAGCTCACAAGTTTTCTCGGTGTATTGTTACT GCTTCTACAGATTGGAGATCTCTGGCTTCGACTGCTATGGTACTTCCTGCAAATAATTGTCAGCGCATGGTATTCCNTAGTAGTCGTGGTTAATTTGTTGGAGAGCTACTTCATCTCTCTTGGAGTACTAGANAAATACAAGTCTCTTCATTCAGAAAAGGTTCAGTACCTTGCCATTGTCATAGAAAGTGAAGAAGCTTGTCAGATTTCCGAACTTGTTAAACTGTTGAAGTGGCTGGACTCTATTGGTGTGAAGAATGTGTGCCTCTATGACATGAATG GAGTATTGAAGAAGTCTAAGGAAACCATACTTCAAAATTTGAAGAACGCAAAATCCATTCAG GAAGTTAGTCAAGTTGTTACACCCGATGCTCATGATCACATGACTCTGGAGTTTCTTTCTTATGTGGAGGGGAAGGAGGCAGTGGCGAAAGCAGCTAACTTGGTTTTTGTGGAGAACTTGAAACAGCGTTCCTTGGGTGAAGAACTAGATGCTCAAATATCTTTAGAACCTCACTTGAATGAAGCATTGCAAATTGTCG GTAGCAAAGGCCCNGAGCCTGACCTTTTACTGGTTTATGGACCTGTGAGGAGCCATCTTGGTTTTCCTGCATGGAGACTTCGCTATACGGAGATCGT ACACATGGGATCGTTGAAATTCATGACATATGGTTCCTTAATCAAAGCCATTTATAACTTCACGAGAGTGCACCAAAATTATG GTAAGTAG